The DNA region CTCAGCATGCCTACAATGAATACGCAGAAGACGTGAAATCCGGCGGAGTGATAATTATGGACCCAGACATGATTCCGCATGAGAAAGATTTGAAAAATGTTAAAGTTTATCGTGTTCCAGCCACGAAAATTGCTGAGGAGTTGGGAAGAAAGATAGTTGCTAACATAGTAATGCTGGGCGCTTTTGTGGCTATCACGGGACTGCTGGATAAAAACGCGTTGAAAGAGTCAATTAAAGCAAACATACCGAAAGGCACTGAAGAGCTTAATTTGGCTGCTTTTGAGAAAGGCTATGAACACGGAAAGGATTTGTTAAAAAGTTAGGTTTACTTTGCCTTTTGCGTTTGAATTTGCGGCAACTGTGCTAGTGGCGTGACTAGCTTTGATTTTCTGATACCTACATGACGCAGTGGAGCCAATTTTTTGGCCTCGTTGTATATATCTGAGGCTATTTTGCCTAAAACCATCTCTTGCGCAAACTCGTCTAATGTTAATGCAGATGCTTTTTCTCTGATTATTTTCGCCATTATAGCCCGAATTTCTTTCTCTTGCGACGTCTTAACTCGTGAAAGCGTAAATGCAGCTACAGCTACTTGCAGTTTGTATCCATCTTTTGTAGTTACAGTGAAAAGCCCATCAACTTTTGTTGTTCTTCTTCTCACAAGGCTTCGCAGATAATCCCGCGAATACTCATGCCCCTTAAACATTGTTTTCGCGGTTTTGCCGTCAAGTTGGGTTATTTGGAAATATATCTTCAAATATTGATGGGCGAAGTCGTTTGTAACATCATAAAGAGTTGAGTCGATGACTCTTCCAACAAGTTTTTCCGGCTCGTCTGCGGGTATTGCTCCTAACTCAACGTTTCCGAAGTATGGCGGAGCTACTACAGTGTACCATGTTTTGCTTCGCCATTTGTCTCTTACGCGTTTTGTTTTTGAAGACACGTTAATCCTCCGAATGTAGCTTGAAAATTCGCATCAGAGTATTAAAAGTTTTACCGTTTAGGCGTTATTTTCTCGATGCCACCCATGTATTTTCTCAAAACTTTAGGAATAACGACTGAACCATCTTTTTGCTGGTAATTCTCAAGTATAGCAACCATGGTTCTGCTGGCTAACGCTGTGGAATTTAATGTGTGCACAAAGCCTTTGGGAGCCTCTCCTTCCTTTTCTCTATATCTTATGTTCAACCTTCTGGCTTGGTAATCAGTGCAGTTGCTGCACGAAATTATTTCTCTATAGGCGTTTTGCGCTGGCATCCAAACTTCTATGTCATATTTTTTGGCGGCAACCGTTCCAATGTCGCCAGTGCACACGTTTACAACATGGTATGGCAAACCGAGTTTTTGGACAAGTTCCTCAGCGTTTTGAATTAGCTCTTCATGGAATTTCCATGAATCTTCAGGTCGACAGAAAATGAACTGTTCAACCTTGTTGAATTGGTGAACGCGGAAGATTCCACGTGTGTCTTTGCCGTGTGCTCCCGCTTCTTTTCTAAAGTTTGTGCTTATTCCAACAAATTTTAGCGGTAGTTCATCCGCTTTCAGCACTTCATCCATGAACATGGCTGCGATTGGGTGCTCTGAAGTTGCAATCATGTATAAGTCTTCATTTTCAATTTTGTATAAGACATCTTCAAAGTCGCTTAGGGCTGTGACGCCTTCATACGCTTTTCTTCGCATCATAAAGGGCGGCTCTATAGGCGTGTATTTTTTCTTAACCATCTCTTCTATAGCAAAATTCATCAAAGCCATGTCAAGCAAAACTGCTTCATTCTTAAGATAGAAAAATCTGGCTCCGGCAACCTTCCCAGCTCTTTCAATGTCCATCACGTCAAGGCTTAAGCTTAAATCTATATGGTCTTTAACTGGAAAACTGAACTTGGGTATTTTGCCCCATTTTCTAATTGGGACATTATCGTGTTCCTCCTTGCCTGTTGGGACTGACTCGTGCAGAAGGTTTGGAAGTCTAAGCAGATAATAACGTACCTTTTCTTCGCACTCGTTCACTTGCCCTTCTAAAGTTGTTATTTCAGCGTCAATGGTTTTCGCCTTCGACAACTCTTTAGTTGCGTCTTTTCCCTTCTTTTTGAGCTCTGCAATTTGCGTGGTCACAAGTTTCCTTTCATGACGCAACTCGTTAAGCCTAGTCAAGCCTTGCCGCCATTTCTTGTCATAATCAATTAACTCGTCCAGCATCCTCAAGTTTTCAGGGTCGCCTCTCTTCATCAAATTATTTCTTACCAGCTCCGGGTTTTCGCGGATGAGTTTAATGTCCAACATCTCTCTCAATCAGCCACATCAGACGCTTAGCCTTCTAACCTTACCCATAAATCAACTATTTAACCTTACGATAAAATCCATCCAACCAACCAAACACTAATTGAACCTATTTATAAGGGGGGCTATAGCTCTCCCACATCTAACAAACACACAACAATTACTTAACCAAATTTTCTCGCAGCATGAAGCGTCTTCTCCGCAGTAGAAACACAAAACAGCAAATCATCAATCGTCGCAATAAACGTTGGAAACTTCCCTTCACACTTAACTTGCGTAACAACCTTCTTCCCAATTCTAACCGTTCTCACCCACAACCCACTTGGCGTCTTAAAATTATCAGGCGAAACCGCACTCGCAACAGCTTCCGCAGTTCTCTCATCATCATACTCCAAAATTATTTCAGCTTCCAATCTTCTCACCACGCAACTGCCTTCCAAGAAGCTCATTAACAAACACTACAAACCCCGGAACATTCTCAATTGGAACCTGCGCTCCAGCAGCTATATTGTGTCCTCCACCATTCCCACCATATTTCTCCGCAGCCACCTGCATAACCACTCCAAGATTTACACCCTTGTTCGTCATAGTATCCACAGTCCTCGCAGAAAATTTCGCCAAACCCTCCTCAGCAACATTCGCATACGCAATCAACGGTTTCTCAGGATTCGGCAAACTCGCAGAAAGAATAGAAGAAATCGCACCGACTATCTTATCATCAATAAAATCTTCACCATAAACAACATAAATATTCTCAAACTCCCGTATCCGCTCAGGTTTCTCCATAACCCACCCAAGATACCTATTAATAGTCCGCCTATACTCCTCCAAAACCTTATTCGCCTCTTCAAAAGCCACACCACGATCACCCATACAAATAGCAACACCCAAACTTGGCCTATCCATACGCCCAGTCGCATTCAACAAAACAGCAAACTCCCTCGCATCCCTAAGCGGAGTCCACGGTTCCTCATTGTTCAAAGTGTAAACATGCCCGATAAGATTTGTAACCTCATAATGCAAACCCTTAGACAACAAATAATCCGCAAGCCCAGTGCACAACCGCTTCTTTTCTTCATCAGAAAGGTCCCTCAAAGCCCGCCATCTTTCCCCATGCCTTGGCTTAATATCTAAACTTGCCAAAAAAGCCAAACTCTTATCTTCCTCTCCGCTGATGCCGGGAATAAAAGGATTAGTTGTCGACGACAATGTCTTGTGAATTGGACGAGTTTCTCTACCAAAGAATATAAGGTCTTTTTCAACCGTCAAAAGCCCAGCATCCACCGCATCTTTAACTACTATCTCATTAAGCCCGCCAAGCAACCGCTGATCATACTTGTCCTGCAAATCTCCAAGAGCGCCAACTACCGCGATAGGCGCCAAATCCACATTAACTTTGTCAACAGTCTTAGCCACAAAATACGCAACACCAGAACCACTAATGTCCCGTGCACCGTCAGCACCATACAAATGAGGATTCACATGCACAATGTTAGATGCTTCCTTACCAGTAACTTGATGATGGTCCAAAATCACTATTCTGAAATCTGCAAGCTTCTCATTTAACAAGTCAACGTAACCGCTTCCAAAATCCGCCAAAATTATCAGCTGCGGCTTATCAGCCAAAATTTCGCCCACAATTTTCTCGTCAATCCACTGAGTTATCCTAACCCGAAATTTAGCGTCTAATCTAGCCAACATTTTACCAATAATCCCAGCCGCAGCAACTCCATCAGCATCCAAATGCGAAAAAACATGAACAAAACCATCCTCCTTCACAGTTTCCAGAATCGTTTTCGCCGCTTGTGTAGCTGAATCCAAAAGGCCAGCAGTTTTAGTTTCATCCGAAGCCATAGCAACCACACTGAAAATAAGAAACAGATTATTTAAGATTTAAAATTCTCTAAGCAAAAAACGAAAAATATCCAAGCTAAGCAAGCGAAGCAATTTTCGGCTCGTACTTCCAATTCGGCGGCAAAACACCTTCACGCTTATAATACCTCGAAAGCTTATGAATCTTCGCTTCAATAATCTGAAGCGCCCTCTTATTATGCACATCCTTCTTATTCTTCTCCAAATGAGCAGCCAAACTCTCCGCCTTCTTCACCAAATTCCCCAAATCCTCCGGCATTGCCGGTGCAAGCTCAGCTTCCTTAAGTATCCGCGTTATTGTCTTCCCAGTTATCGGCTTCACAAGAGGAATAGCATATTGGTCTCTAAGAATTGTTCCAATGCGACTCGGAGCATGCCCTTCCTTCGCCAACTTAATTACTAACGCCTCCACTTCTTCTGGCTGGTATTTGCACCAGCTTGGAGGACGTTTGCTAACTGGTCTTGTCTGATGAGATTTTCCTTTTTCCTGTTTTGGCATCACTTATCACTCTAAACTCTGTAAGAGCGAAGGATTGCGGATATTTAAAATTATTGATGCTTCCGGTACCATTCAGCAAACTTGCGCAAAGCCTTTGCACGATGCGAATACTTGTTTTTTTCTTTTATGGTCATTTCCGCGAACGTTTTGCCGATGTTGACTGGCTGAAAAACTGGGTCAAAGCCAAAGCCAGAAGAATTATTCGCCACTCTTTCCTTCCTTGATATTTCTCCAACAACCTCGCCTTTAAAACATATCGGCGATTCCAAATCTGCCGAATAATAAGCGATTGCTGACTGGAAAACTGCCCTTCTGTTTTCAGTTTTCTCCATAAGCTGCAGCAAACCCTTGTTGCCTATTGTTTTGTAAACGTATGCAGCATATGGTCCTGGAAAACCATTCAGTGCTTCCACGAATAACCCAGCATCCTCAACAATCACTGGTAAATTACATTTCCTAAAGGCTTCTATGACGCTTGCTTTTGCAATCTCCTCTAAACTATCGCTTTGAACTTCCAACGTTTTTACTCTAAGCATACCAACAGCTATCTTATATTCACCAAAAACCATGCGGGCTTCATTAAACTTGTTAACATTGTTTGTTGCGAAAAATATGACTCTGCCTTTCAACTGAAAATTCATAGCAGTTCACAGCTTCTTCTTTGCACCTTCTGCGGCTACACTAAAATATTTTTGCCAATTTATCTGCGCTATTTCTAAGACATTGCCATCCGGGTCTGTGAAGGTTGCTTGTCTTCCACCCCATGGCTCATCATGCAATTCCTTTGTGAATTTTACTCCTTTCTTTTTAAGTTCCTCGCATGTCTTATCCACATCATCCACAAGAAATTCCACTGAAGGCGACAAAAAACTTACTTTCCCTTCTTTTCCAAGTTTGGGAATCAACCCAATTTCTACGCCGCCACACTCAAACCCAACATAACTTGAATACTCATACTTCTTCTCCAAACCCAAAACTTCTTCATAAAACTTCACGGCTTTCTTCAAATCCGAAACATAAAAGGTAACACACCAAACAGTCTTGATCATGCCTTTTCACCTTTCCGTTCAGCAACATACCGTCCTCTCTTTTCTATCTCCTTTATCTTATCTAAAACATTTTTCACAGTTTCAGCATCCATAACATTTGCATAGCCTTCAATAACCGCGTCAAAA from Candidatus Bathyarchaeota archaeon A05DMB-5 includes:
- a CDS encoding 2-oxoacid:ferredoxin oxidoreductase subunit gamma, encoding MRKEIRFAGFGGQGIIKSGIITAAAAAIHSGKNAVQTQSYGPESRGGACKSEVVISEEDIDFPKVTEPDVLVVMSQHAYNEYAEDVKSGGVIIMDPDMIPHEKDLKNVKVYRVPATKIAEELGRKIVANIVMLGAFVAITGLLDKNALKESIKANIPKGTEELNLAAFEKGYEHGKDLLKS
- a CDS encoding 30S ribosomal protein S3ae, producing the protein MRRINVSSKTKRVRDKWRSKTWYTVVAPPYFGNVELGAIPADEPEKLVGRVIDSTLYDVTNDFAHQYLKIYFQITQLDGKTAKTMFKGHEYSRDYLRSLVRRRTTKVDGLFTVTTKDGYKLQVAVAAFTLSRVKTSQEKEIRAIMAKIIREKASALTLDEFAQEMVLGKIASDIYNEAKKLAPLRHVGIRKSKLVTPLAQLPQIQTQKAK
- the serS gene encoding serine--tRNA ligase, coding for MLDIKLIRENPELVRNNLMKRGDPENLRMLDELIDYDKKWRQGLTRLNELRHERKLVTTQIAELKKKGKDATKELSKAKTIDAEITTLEGQVNECEEKVRYYLLRLPNLLHESVPTGKEEHDNVPIRKWGKIPKFSFPVKDHIDLSLSLDVMDIERAGKVAGARFFYLKNEAVLLDMALMNFAIEEMVKKKYTPIEPPFMMRRKAYEGVTALSDFEDVLYKIENEDLYMIATSEHPIAAMFMDEVLKADELPLKFVGISTNFRKEAGAHGKDTRGIFRVHQFNKVEQFIFCRPEDSWKFHEELIQNAEELVQKLGLPYHVVNVCTGDIGTVAAKKYDIEVWMPAQNAYREIISCSNCTDYQARRLNIRYREKEGEAPKGFVHTLNSTALASRTMVAILENYQQKDGSVVIPKVLRKYMGGIEKITPKR
- a CDS encoding KEOPS complex subunit, which gives rise to MEAEIILEYDDERTAEAVASAVSPDNFKTPSGLWVRTVRIGKKVVTQVKCEGKFPTFIATIDDLLFCVSTAEKTLHAARKFG
- a CDS encoding DHH family phosphoesterase; this encodes MASDETKTAGLLDSATQAAKTILETVKEDGFVHVFSHLDADGVAAAGIIGKMLARLDAKFRVRITQWIDEKIVGEILADKPQLIILADFGSGYVDLLNEKLADFRIVILDHHQVTGKEASNIVHVNPHLYGADGARDISGSGVAYFVAKTVDKVNVDLAPIAVVGALGDLQDKYDQRLLGGLNEIVVKDAVDAGLLTVEKDLIFFGRETRPIHKTLSSTTNPFIPGISGEEDKSLAFLASLDIKPRHGERWRALRDLSDEEKKRLCTGLADYLLSKGLHYEVTNLIGHVYTLNNEEPWTPLRDAREFAVLLNATGRMDRPSLGVAICMGDRGVAFEEANKVLEEYRRTINRYLGWVMEKPERIREFENIYVVYGEDFIDDKIVGAISSILSASLPNPEKPLIAYANVAEEGLAKFSARTVDTMTNKGVNLGVVMQVAAEKYGGNGGGHNIAAGAQVPIENVPGFVVFVNELLGRQLRGEKIGS
- a CDS encoding 30S ribosomal protein S15, encoding MPKQEKGKSHQTRPVSKRPPSWCKYQPEEVEALVIKLAKEGHAPSRIGTILRDQYAIPLVKPITGKTITRILKEAELAPAMPEDLGNLVKKAESLAAHLEKNKKDVHNKRALQIIEAKIHKLSRYYKREGVLPPNWKYEPKIASLA
- a CDS encoding XTP/dITP diphosphatase, coding for MNFQLKGRVIFFATNNVNKFNEARMVFGEYKIAVGMLRVKTLEVQSDSLEEIAKASVIEAFRKCNLPVIVEDAGLFVEALNGFPGPYAAYVYKTIGNKGLLQLMEKTENRRAVFQSAIAYYSADLESPICFKGEVVGEISRKERVANNSSGFGFDPVFQPVNIGKTFAEMTIKEKNKYSHRAKALRKFAEWYRKHQ
- a CDS encoding VOC family protein, whose protein sequence is MIKTVWCVTFYVSDLKKAVKFYEEVLGLEKKYEYSSYVGFECGGVEIGLIPKLGKEGKVSFLSPSVEFLVDDVDKTCEELKKKGVKFTKELHDEPWGGRQATFTDPDGNVLEIAQINWQKYFSVAAEGAKKKL